A window of Deinococcus cellulosilyticus NBRC 106333 = KACC 11606 contains these coding sequences:
- a CDS encoding MBL fold metallo-hydrolase: MIKIAEDLHLLPSFPSFTINTYLMGNVLIDTATKWDAVRLIRQLKGHKPDMVALTHVHPDHQGAAKHLCEQLNLPLACHEADQEVMEGKKPMIPRSWIIRVQEKTWMGRPHPVSRPLREGDEVAGFRVIHAPGHTPGSVIFFREKDGIAVAGDVLSNLNPFTLRPGLHEMPDEYTVNRQQSRESIRLLASLDPALVVFGHGKPLTDRQALKRFAAGV, from the coding sequence ATGATCAAAATCGCTGAAGACCTGCACCTGCTCCCCAGTTTTCCCAGTTTCACCATCAACACCTACCTGATGGGAAACGTCCTGATTGACACCGCCACCAAGTGGGACGCAGTCCGCCTGATCCGCCAGCTGAAAGGCCACAAGCCTGACATGGTGGCCCTGACCCACGTGCACCCCGACCACCAGGGGGCCGCAAAACACCTCTGCGAACAGCTGAATCTTCCTCTGGCCTGCCATGAAGCAGACCAGGAAGTCATGGAAGGCAAAAAACCCATGATCCCCAGAAGCTGGATCATCCGGGTGCAGGAAAAAACCTGGATGGGACGCCCTCACCCGGTGTCCAGACCCCTCAGGGAAGGAGATGAGGTGGCTGGATTCAGGGTCATACACGCACCAGGGCACACACCAGGCTCGGTGATTTTCTTCCGGGAAAAAGACGGGATTGCAGTGGCAGGCGATGTTCTCAGCAACCTCAACCCCTTCACCCTGCGCCCTGGCCTGCACGAAATGCCCGACGAATACACCGTCAACCGGCAGCAGAGCAGAGAAAGCATCCGACTCCTGGCCTCCCTGGACCCTGCACTGGTGGTTTTTGGGCACGGCAAACCCCTGACCGACAGGCAGGCGTTGAAGCGGTTTGCTGCAGGGGTTTGA
- a CDS encoding TetR/AcrR family transcriptional regulator: MSPRKSDAKQKLMDTTALLLQQQGYAATGLDQILQTSQAPKGSLYYYFPEGKEQLAADALHQVGQRYSLLIAQTLQEHGLIGGFRAILTHFEHLLVSSNYTQGCPIASVAATLQPEQTTLQEACHQVFQNWQEGIAGALRAHGLPEHLSPLLLSSLEGALMLCRVHKSLEPLHTTSGALIALLEAQHDQNR, encoded by the coding sequence ATGTCCCCCCGCAAATCCGATGCAAAACAGAAACTGATGGACACCACTGCACTCCTGCTGCAACAACAGGGCTACGCAGCCACAGGTCTTGATCAGATCCTCCAGACCAGTCAGGCCCCAAAAGGTTCCCTCTATTACTACTTCCCGGAGGGCAAAGAGCAACTTGCTGCAGATGCCCTGCACCAGGTTGGACAGAGGTACAGCCTGCTGATTGCCCAGACCCTGCAGGAACACGGCCTGATCGGAGGATTCAGAGCCATCCTGACCCACTTTGAACACCTGCTGGTCTCCAGCAACTACACCCAGGGATGTCCCATTGCCAGTGTTGCTGCAACCCTCCAGCCCGAACAAACCACCCTGCAGGAGGCCTGCCATCAGGTGTTTCAAAACTGGCAGGAGGGCATTGCTGGGGCACTCAGGGCCCATGGCCTCCCTGAGCACCTTTCTCCCCTCCTGCTTTCCAGCCTGGAAGGTGCCCTCATGCTGTGCCGAGTCCACAAAAGCCTGGAACCCTTGCACACCACATCAGGTGCGCTCATTGCCCTGTTGGAGGCCCAACATGATCAAAATCGCTGA
- a CDS encoding CDP-alcohol phosphatidyltransferase family protein, with the protein MFRKLKRPNVLTVLRIVLIVPLCLVFHSQQVGALWASLGLLAVMGLTDLFDGYFARRYNVAHREGELMDSMADGFVRLSVFLLLLADHLIPLWMVLVVMWRDLVSWSLRFMDLARGRDEVHKRISGKINGLIQSVAIGGILIALLWAASVNHPINLGVVQILMLAAVGTALWSTLDLLYTHKQAVKAFLRR; encoded by the coding sequence ATGTTCCGCAAATTGAAACGCCCGAATGTGCTGACGGTGCTGCGTATTGTATTGATCGTGCCGCTGTGTCTGGTGTTCCACTCCCAGCAGGTGGGGGCCCTGTGGGCCAGTCTGGGTCTGCTGGCCGTGATGGGCCTCACGGATCTTTTTGATGGTTATTTTGCCCGCAGATACAATGTGGCCCACCGTGAAGGGGAATTGATGGACTCCATGGCGGATGGGTTTGTTCGCCTGAGTGTGTTCCTGCTCTTGCTTGCAGACCACCTGATTCCCCTGTGGATGGTGCTGGTGGTCATGTGGCGTGATCTGGTGTCCTGGTCTCTGCGGTTCATGGATCTGGCGCGGGGCAGGGATGAGGTGCACAAGCGCATTTCTGGCAAAATCAATGGTCTCATTCAGTCCGTGGCGATTGGGGGAATCCTGATTGCCCTGCTGTGGGCAGCAAGCGTCAACCATCCCATCAACCTGGGTGTGGTTCAGATTCTCATGCTGGCTGCAGTGGGAACGGCTTTGTGGTCCACACTGGACTTGCTGTACACCCACAAACAGGCGGTGAAGGCTTTTCTGAGACGCTGA
- a CDS encoding ABC transporter permease, protein MRTDFILHVLGKEILSTWRDRRTLMSTILLPLIMIPIFTLGFPLLIGKAFQGEEQARQKVGVVGLERMPAELRTFLEEDKKVNGKVVSAGVELIATSKPVEDVQAGTLDAALSIPENLPTDAGGTAATIQIYVKQNSLKSVGVMSKLEGAVNAYKDILVEKKLTASGLSKEVLTPIQTETVDASTTAEKRSGQLAFIIPMFILQFILAGAQPTAIDSTAGEKERGTFEVLLVSPIRRLEVVLGKLGAVTVFSLVSSIFSVIGLVLAGLAAKFLLPRLLDEQAGQESISSTFGGSLSLDSTSLLLLLGVALTVALLVSVIVLTISVYARNFKEAQTYLVPFSLVVVIPAVALQFSDFLKASSALYATPLIGSMLSIMDIVKGAVKPDMMAVTCVSNLVFTGLLLLLALRSFSREEVIFRN, encoded by the coding sequence ATGCGCACTGATTTTATTCTGCACGTGCTGGGGAAGGAGATCCTCTCCACCTGGCGTGACCGCCGCACCCTGATGAGCACCATCCTCCTCCCCCTGATCATGATTCCCATCTTCACCCTCGGATTTCCCCTCCTGATCGGGAAAGCCTTCCAGGGCGAAGAACAGGCCCGCCAGAAAGTGGGTGTGGTCGGTCTGGAACGCATGCCTGCCGAACTGAGGACTTTCCTGGAAGAAGACAAAAAAGTGAATGGTAAGGTGGTTTCTGCGGGGGTGGAACTCATTGCCACCAGCAAACCCGTTGAGGACGTGCAGGCCGGAACGCTGGATGCCGCACTGTCCATTCCTGAGAACCTGCCCACCGATGCAGGAGGCACTGCTGCCACCATCCAGATCTATGTGAAGCAGAACAGCCTGAAGAGCGTGGGTGTGATGAGCAAACTTGAAGGTGCTGTGAATGCCTACAAAGACATCCTGGTCGAAAAGAAGCTGACGGCTTCTGGGCTCAGCAAAGAGGTCCTCACTCCGATCCAGACCGAAACGGTGGATGCCAGCACCACGGCAGAGAAGCGCAGCGGACAGCTGGCCTTCATCATCCCGATGTTCATCCTGCAGTTCATTCTGGCTGGGGCACAGCCCACCGCCATTGACTCCACAGCAGGTGAGAAGGAACGTGGAACTTTTGAGGTGCTGCTGGTGTCACCCATCCGCAGGCTGGAGGTGGTGCTGGGCAAACTGGGTGCAGTGACGGTCTTTTCGCTGGTGAGTTCGATCTTCAGTGTCATAGGACTTGTGCTGGCAGGGCTTGCAGCCAAATTCCTGCTCCCTCGCCTGCTGGACGAGCAGGCCGGACAGGAATCGATCAGCAGCACCTTTGGGGGAAGCCTCTCCCTGGACAGTACAAGCCTCCTGCTGCTGCTCGGTGTGGCCCTGACTGTCGCCCTGCTGGTGAGTGTGATCGTGCTGACCATCAGCGTTTATGCCCGAAACTTCAAGGAAGCGCAAACCTATCTGGTACCGTTCTCCCTCGTGGTGGTGATTCCCGCAGTGGCCCTGCAGTTCTCGGACTTTCTGAAAGCCAGCAGTGCCCTGTATGCCACCCCCCTGATCGGTTCGATGCTGTCCATCATGGACATCGTGAAAGGTGCCGTCAAGCCGGACATGATGGCGGTCACCTGCGTGAGCAACCTGGTCTTCACGGGACTGCTGCTGCTGCTGGCCCTGCGATCTTTCTCCAGAGAAGAAGTGATCTTTAGAAATTGA
- a CDS encoding thioredoxin domain-containing protein: MTNRLSLETSPYLKQHENNPVDWYPWGEVAFEKARQEDRPILLSIGYSTCHWCHVMAHESFENEEIAALMNQWFVPIKVDREERPDVDAIYMSAVQAMTGSGGWPMTVFLTPDLQPFYGGTYYPPEDAYGRMGFRRLLHAIQNAWSTKRDEVLTSAQSLTDHIRSSSVREARNNDLSPEHAEVTIENLRMRFDTQYGGFGEAPKFPGPTTLEFLLMHAHRTGNPKALEMVTYTLEQMARGGIFDQLGGGFARYSVDSEWLVPHFEKMLYDNAQLARVYLHAYQITGSPLFREITERTLDYLIREMLSPEGGFYSAQDADQEGIEGKFFVWTPQEFDEVLGQDSEMLKLHYGVTPYGNFEDPHHREFGRRNVLSVKRRLEDLAEDFNVSIEVVQDKVLQARQKLFEAREQRVKPGTDDKVLTSWNGLALAAFAEAGRVLNRQDYLEVAIRNAKFVQQNLWMSDTLLHTYKDGQARISGLLEDHALYALGLIELFKATGEPEHLQIAQKLWSTVKSEYWDSESAAFYSTPATQSDLITRRQEFFDAAVISDNAASTLLALWMDRYFQDTEAQQIAERVVSSSLGQMRSYASGFGGMWQAFEFLQAKHTEVVVMGSAEQRKPLETVLAEFYLPTTALSPAASEWGLPALEGRLAEGVAYVCENFACQLPARDPDTLRTQLQKVQQH, from the coding sequence ATGACCAACCGATTGAGCCTGGAAACCAGCCCTTATTTGAAACAACACGAAAACAACCCTGTAGACTGGTACCCCTGGGGCGAAGTAGCCTTCGAGAAAGCCCGCCAGGAAGACCGCCCGATTCTGCTGAGCATTGGGTACTCCACCTGCCACTGGTGCCATGTGATGGCCCACGAATCCTTTGAAAACGAAGAAATTGCTGCCCTGATGAACCAGTGGTTTGTCCCCATCAAGGTGGACCGTGAAGAGCGCCCGGATGTGGACGCCATTTACATGAGCGCAGTGCAGGCCATGACCGGATCGGGGGGGTGGCCCATGACCGTTTTTCTGACCCCCGACCTGCAACCCTTTTATGGAGGCACCTATTACCCTCCTGAAGATGCCTACGGACGCATGGGTTTTCGCAGGCTTCTGCATGCCATTCAGAATGCCTGGAGCACCAAACGGGATGAGGTTTTGACCAGTGCCCAGTCCCTGACAGACCACATCCGTTCTTCAAGCGTGCGGGAGGCCCGCAACAACGACCTGTCCCCTGAACATGCAGAAGTCACCATTGAAAACCTGCGCATGCGTTTCGACACCCAGTACGGCGGGTTTGGAGAAGCACCCAAATTTCCTGGCCCGACCACCCTGGAATTTCTCTTGATGCATGCCCACAGAACCGGAAACCCAAAAGCCCTGGAGATGGTCACTTACACCCTGGAGCAGATGGCAAGAGGTGGCATTTTTGATCAACTGGGCGGAGGTTTCGCCCGCTACAGCGTGGACAGTGAATGGCTGGTCCCGCACTTTGAAAAAATGCTGTACGACAATGCGCAACTGGCGCGTGTCTACCTGCATGCTTACCAGATCACCGGGTCTCCCCTGTTCCGGGAGATCACCGAGCGCACCCTCGATTACCTGATCCGGGAGATGCTGTCTCCCGAGGGTGGTTTCTACAGTGCACAGGACGCCGATCAGGAAGGCATTGAGGGCAAGTTTTTTGTCTGGACCCCTCAGGAGTTCGACGAGGTGCTGGGCCAGGACAGCGAGATGCTCAAATTGCATTACGGGGTGACCCCTTATGGCAATTTCGAGGACCCCCACCACAGGGAGTTCGGGCGCAGAAATGTCCTCTCGGTGAAACGCAGGCTGGAAGACCTCGCAGAGGACTTCAATGTGAGCATTGAAGTGGTGCAGGACAAGGTGCTGCAGGCCAGACAGAAACTCTTCGAGGCCCGGGAACAGCGGGTCAAACCAGGCACAGATGACAAGGTCCTGACCTCCTGGAATGGTCTGGCCCTCGCAGCCTTTGCAGAAGCAGGACGGGTTCTGAACCGGCAAGATTACCTTGAAGTGGCCATCCGCAATGCGAAGTTTGTCCAGCAAAACCTGTGGATGTCAGACACCCTGCTTCACACGTACAAAGACGGGCAGGCCAGAATCTCGGGCCTTCTGGAGGACCATGCCCTTTATGCTCTGGGCCTGATCGAACTCTTCAAAGCCACAGGAGAACCTGAGCACCTGCAAATCGCCCAGAAACTCTGGAGCACCGTGAAATCGGAGTACTGGGACAGTGAATCTGCTGCCTTCTACAGCACCCCTGCCACCCAGAGTGACCTGATCACCCGCAGACAGGAGTTTTTCGATGCTGCTGTGATCAGCGACAACGCCGCCTCGACCCTTCTTGCCCTGTGGATGGACCGTTACTTTCAGGACACGGAAGCACAACAGATCGCAGAACGTGTGGTCTCCAGCAGCCTCGGGCAGATGCGCTCTTACGCCTCTGGCTTTGGGGGGATGTGGCAGGCTTTCGAGTTCCTGCAGGCAAAACACACCGAGGTGGTGGTGATGGGCTCTGCCGAACAGCGCAAACCCCTTGAAACGGTGCTGGCAGAATTCTACCTTCCCACCACAGCCCTCTCCCCTGCAGCTTCAGAATGGGGCCTGCCTGCACTGGAAGGCAGACTGGCCGAAGGGGTGGCTTATGTCTGTGAGAATTTCGCCTGCCAGTTGCCTGCCAGAGATCCTGACACCCTGAGGACCCAGTTGCAAAAGGTGCAGCAGCACTGA
- a CDS encoding ABC transporter substrate-binding protein — MLKRVLFFCALLNVSLASAATLVYGATGEPVNLESGNIVERTSMLPQVQIYDTLVWVQDGQITPRPALATHWKGNAQATEWTFTLRKGVKFHDGTVFNADAVVFNVMRWWDPSFEHGYRDSGKAYGIWGQLLGGYKGSADGLLKNVQKLNEYTVKFTLNKPYASFPQLIGAGYFGISSPTAIKSQGAKYGTPASKPVGTGPFEFVEWISGDRITLKPNKQYWGVKSTADQLIIRFIADANQRLNELRAGTIDFTSDLIPDSLNQIKNDRNLKLVLKPSFNVGFLSLNVKNPFLKDERVRQAISLAVNKKAIVEAFYGDLGYTDSGLLPSQLAWALDPEIKDYKFDPALARKILKDAGLNNVSFDLWYPPIARQYYPNPKALAEAIAVDLSDVGIKVNLRTQDWAKWVKDSRTEPGYDSYIVGWIGDYGDPDNFYSAYYGPYTSLDSHYYPQELENLMVKARSIKDRAQKAKIYQQIHQFTFRANVRIPLVHSKPVAATRTNISGWTPSPLGVEAFNKVKKKGTK; from the coding sequence ATGTTGAAACGTGTCCTGTTCTTTTGTGCTCTTCTGAATGTCTCTCTCGCAAGTGCTGCCACCCTGGTGTACGGAGCCACTGGTGAACCCGTCAACCTGGAAAGCGGCAACATCGTTGAACGCACCAGCATGCTTCCCCAGGTGCAGATTTACGACACCCTGGTGTGGGTGCAAGACGGTCAGATCACCCCCAGGCCCGCCCTTGCCACCCACTGGAAAGGGAATGCCCAGGCAACCGAATGGACCTTCACCCTGCGCAAGGGCGTGAAGTTCCACGATGGCACAGTGTTCAATGCTGACGCTGTGGTCTTCAATGTGATGCGCTGGTGGGACCCCAGCTTTGAACATGGCTACCGTGACAGCGGCAAGGCCTACGGCATCTGGGGCCAGTTGCTGGGTGGCTACAAGGGCTCTGCGGATGGACTGCTGAAAAATGTCCAGAAGCTCAATGAATACACCGTCAAATTTACCCTGAACAAACCCTACGCCAGCTTTCCACAGCTCATTGGTGCAGGGTACTTTGGCATCTCCAGTCCCACCGCCATCAAGAGCCAGGGTGCAAAATATGGGACGCCTGCCTCAAAACCTGTGGGCACAGGACCGTTTGAGTTTGTGGAATGGATTTCTGGAGACCGCATCACCCTGAAACCCAACAAGCAGTACTGGGGGGTCAAAAGCACCGCAGATCAGCTGATCATCCGCTTCATCGCAGATGCCAACCAGCGCCTGAATGAACTGCGGGCAGGCACCATCGATTTTACCAGTGACCTGATTCCCGACAGCCTGAACCAGATCAAAAATGACCGCAACCTGAAACTGGTCCTCAAACCCTCTTTCAATGTTGGATTTTTGAGCCTGAATGTGAAAAACCCCTTCCTGAAAGACGAGAGGGTGCGTCAGGCGATCAGTCTGGCAGTGAACAAAAAAGCCATTGTGGAAGCCTTCTATGGCGATCTGGGTTACACAGACTCTGGCTTGCTGCCCAGCCAGCTTGCCTGGGCCCTTGATCCCGAAATCAAAGATTACAAATTCGATCCCGCCCTTGCCCGCAAAATCCTCAAAGACGCAGGCCTGAACAATGTTTCCTTTGACCTCTGGTATCCACCGATTGCCAGACAGTACTATCCCAACCCCAAAGCCCTTGCCGAAGCGATTGCTGTGGACCTCTCAGATGTGGGGATCAAAGTGAACCTGAGAACCCAGGACTGGGCCAAATGGGTCAAGGATTCCCGCACCGAACCTGGCTACGACAGCTACATTGTGGGCTGGATCGGGGATTATGGTGATCCTGACAACTTCTACAGCGCCTACTATGGCCCCTACACAAGTCTGGACAGCCATTATTACCCCCAGGAACTTGAGAACCTGATGGTGAAGGCCAGAAGCATCAAAGACCGGGCGCAGAAAGCAAAAATCTACCAGCAGATTCACCAGTTCACCTTCAGGGCCAATGTGCGGATTCCTCTGGTGCATTCCAAACCTGTGGCTGCCACGCGTACCAACATTTCGGGCTGGACGCCCAGTCCGCTTGGCGTGGAAGCCTTCAACAAGGTGAAGAAGAAAGGCACAAAATGA
- a CDS encoding ABC transporter ATP-binding protein: protein MVRIEHLSKSYGKVAALKDVTFDAQDSQIFGLLGPNGAGKTTLLRTLATLLAPTQGTASVAGFDIRKNPEQVRRNIGVVNGGMGLYDRLTGREILHYFGGFYDMKRPQIEERIRVLDGFLDLKEVLDRRAGEYSTGMKQKIVVARAVIHDPKVLILDEATNGLDVVARRALLDFVKSYRSSGKLVLYSTHVMEEVEELCENLAVIDHGSLLFHGSLQDLKFRTRKPRLEEAFFELARGVSHAH from the coding sequence ATGGTCAGAATTGAACATCTCAGCAAGTCGTATGGAAAAGTGGCGGCACTGAAGGACGTGACTTTCGACGCCCAGGACAGCCAGATCTTCGGGCTTCTCGGGCCCAACGGGGCAGGGAAGACCACCCTCCTGAGGACCCTTGCCACCCTGCTTGCTCCCACACAGGGCACAGCGAGTGTTGCAGGTTTCGACATCCGCAAGAATCCCGAACAGGTCCGCAGAAACATCGGGGTGGTGAACGGTGGCATGGGGCTTTATGACCGGCTTACAGGGCGTGAAATCCTGCATTACTTTGGCGGCTTCTACGACATGAAGCGTCCCCAGATCGAGGAGCGCATCCGGGTGCTTGATGGGTTTCTGGACCTCAAGGAAGTGCTTGATCGCCGTGCCGGAGAGTACTCCACAGGCATGAAGCAGAAGATCGTGGTGGCCCGCGCCGTGATCCACGACCCGAAAGTGCTGATTCTGGACGAGGCCACCAACGGCCTGGACGTGGTCGCCCGCCGTGCCCTGCTGGACTTTGTGAAGTCCTACCGCTCCAGTGGCAAGCTGGTTCTGTACAGCACCCACGTGATGGAAGAGGTGGAGGAACTCTGCGAGAACCTCGCCGTCATTGATCACGGCAGCCTGCTCTTTCACGGCAGCCTGCAGGATCTGAAATTCCGCACCCGCAAACCCAGACTGGAAGAGGCCTTCTTTGAACTGGCCCGAGGAGTGAGCCATGCGCACTGA
- the bioB gene encoding biotin synthase BioB has protein sequence MSQDLQRVLDLFQMPFLDLVHQAHQVHRQHFRAGEIQASTLLSIKTGGCPEDCAYCPQSAHYDTGVKSQKLLDIDAVLDAARHAKSQGASRFCMGAAWRSPKGKDLEQVAEMVREVKALGLETCATLGLLDDQQAHTLGEAGLDYYNHNLDTSSDHYGEIITTRTYQDRLNTLHHVREAGMKVCCGGILGLGENREQRARFLLELSLLNPAPESVPINHLIATPGTPLEGSRALDWSEVVRTVAVARILMPTSFVRLSAGREGMGEPVQAWCFMAGANSIFLGEKLLTAPNPDLHQDHLMLEKLNLTLV, from the coding sequence ATGAGCCAGGATCTGCAAAGGGTGCTGGACCTCTTCCAGATGCCCTTTCTGGATCTGGTGCATCAGGCCCACCAGGTGCACCGCCAGCATTTCAGGGCAGGGGAGATTCAGGCCTCCACCCTCCTGTCCATCAAGACCGGGGGTTGCCCTGAGGATTGTGCTTACTGCCCCCAGTCTGCCCACTATGACACAGGGGTGAAGTCCCAGAAACTGCTGGACATCGATGCCGTGCTTGATGCTGCCCGCCATGCGAAAAGCCAGGGGGCGAGCCGTTTCTGCATGGGAGCGGCATGGCGTTCCCCCAAAGGCAAAGATCTGGAGCAGGTGGCTGAAATGGTGCGGGAGGTCAAGGCCCTGGGTCTCGAAACCTGCGCCACCCTGGGCCTCCTGGATGACCAGCAAGCCCACACCCTTGGTGAAGCAGGACTGGACTACTACAACCACAACCTCGACACTTCCAGCGACCACTATGGCGAGATCATCACCACCCGCACCTACCAGGACCGCCTGAACACCCTGCATCACGTGCGGGAGGCAGGCATGAAAGTCTGCTGTGGAGGCATTCTGGGCCTGGGAGAAAACCGTGAACAGCGGGCACGTTTTCTGCTGGAATTGTCCCTGCTCAATCCCGCTCCGGAATCCGTCCCGATCAACCACCTGATTGCCACTCCAGGCACCCCTCTGGAAGGTTCCAGGGCTCTGGACTGGTCCGAAGTGGTTCGCACGGTTGCCGTGGCGCGCATCCTGATGCCCACGAGCTTCGTGCGCCTCTCTGCAGGCCGAGAAGGCATGGGCGAGCCTGTGCAGGCGTGGTGTTTCATGGCTGGGGCCAATTCCATTTTTCTGGGTGAAAAACTCCTCACCGCTCCAAACCCGGACCTGCACCAGGACCACCTGATGCTGGAGAAATTAAACCTGACCCTGGTTTGA
- a CDS encoding glycosyltransferase family 2 protein, translating to MPDFTVIIPAFNEEKNIAAVVQPALASGVGRVLVVSDASTDQTANVARAAGAEVLELHQNLGKAGAMLTGARAAQTGHLMFLDADLTGLTADHLRKLAEPITSGKTQTTVGLFSGGRASTTLASWMTRHWSGQRVVPRSLLLNLKEAEHLRYAIEVALTDALKDAGLPITYVMLEGVSQVTKEEKSGLIPGAKARFRMFRQIFRYHLQHRK from the coding sequence ATGCCTGATTTCACCGTGATCATTCCTGCATTCAACGAGGAAAAAAACATTGCTGCAGTGGTCCAGCCAGCCCTTGCGTCTGGTGTGGGCCGGGTGCTGGTGGTGAGTGACGCCTCCACCGACCAGACGGCAAACGTGGCCAGGGCAGCAGGCGCAGAGGTGCTGGAGTTGCATCAGAACCTGGGGAAAGCCGGAGCCATGCTGACTGGAGCCCGCGCAGCCCAGACCGGGCACCTGATGTTTCTGGATGCAGACCTCACAGGACTCACGGCAGACCACCTGCGCAAACTGGCAGAGCCCATCACCTCTGGCAAAACCCAGACCACTGTCGGCCTGTTCTCAGGGGGCAGGGCAAGCACCACCCTGGCCTCCTGGATGACCCGGCACTGGAGTGGCCAGCGGGTGGTTCCCAGATCCCTGCTCCTCAACCTCAAAGAAGCCGAACACCTCAGGTACGCCATTGAAGTTGCCCTCACAGATGCTCTAAAAGATGCTGGCCTGCCCATCACCTACGTGATGCTTGAGGGTGTCTCGCAGGTGACCAAGGAAGAAAAAAGCGGCCTGATCCCCGGAGCGAAAGCCAGGTTCCGCATGTTCCGGCAGATCTTCAGGTACCACCTGCAACACCGCAAATGA
- a CDS encoding tetratricopeptide repeat protein, producing MSSLNLHSALPLSQSLHIPGAWDSFLRHNSRQLERELLRWDTETARIRLSQLYQRQGRWEEARKVLEGSEHLLARAERTAILLHQGEHAKVIEAGKDLLSHWPGATDMLEVEAYGRMSWVLGVAMGQQGHAKSRDLLESAARTLCVLGIDLSQVRLDLALTLLKLGDFQGAIRVYRQVLDTARKNRDARTFERAMTEGCSALICAGEFDLTFLEGMSNKPLRTSLRNLMQALFQRTSFSEDMEELPKPRDVYAALAVMVRWTERAFQEFHLGHFGDARKTSERVVQTFDLVRQSRRQNDHSFEVLYGIALYMKGLCEVIVRDLDGARQSLEEMEQLNLQNPLVRCLRGVLVAELYSIRKTTCASYPVQDALEDVVAFFEQSPAASQQFLARWLLRFGIGVLVAVELVGRGTPVIREALREVMFITPIGAFLNYRMINHPSAGAISQSLYEILEVHRAQEPKHEMQIYRHRLTMRENDYPPITFSLIVDHLVRGFGVSLDETSDLMYLKRFLPEKYQKWKEALIS from the coding sequence GTGTCCAGTCTGAATCTCCATTCTGCTCTCCCGCTGTCCCAATCGCTGCACATTCCCGGAGCCTGGGACAGTTTTTTGCGTCACAATTCCCGCCAGCTGGAGCGGGAACTGCTCAGGTGGGACACCGAAACCGCCCGCATCCGGCTGTCACAGCTGTACCAGAGACAGGGCCGCTGGGAGGAGGCCAGGAAGGTGCTGGAGGGCTCTGAACACCTGCTCGCCAGGGCTGAGCGTACAGCCATCCTCCTGCATCAGGGGGAACATGCAAAAGTGATTGAGGCAGGGAAAGACCTTCTCAGCCACTGGCCAGGAGCCACAGACATGCTGGAGGTTGAAGCTTATGGTCGCATGTCATGGGTGCTGGGTGTGGCCATGGGACAGCAGGGCCATGCAAAATCCCGCGACCTGCTGGAATCTGCAGCCAGAACGCTCTGTGTGCTGGGTATAGACCTGAGCCAGGTGCGTCTGGACCTCGCCCTGACCCTCCTGAAACTTGGAGATTTTCAGGGGGCCATCCGGGTGTATCGGCAGGTCCTTGACACCGCCCGCAAAAACCGGGACGCCCGCACATTTGAACGGGCCATGACGGAAGGATGCTCTGCTCTGATCTGTGCCGGAGAATTTGACCTGACCTTTCTGGAGGGCATGTCCAACAAGCCACTGCGCACCTCCCTGAGGAACCTGATGCAGGCCCTGTTTCAGCGCACTTCTTTTTCAGAAGACATGGAAGAGTTGCCAAAACCACGGGATGTGTACGCTGCGCTTGCCGTGATGGTGCGCTGGACCGAAAGGGCTTTTCAGGAGTTTCATCTGGGTCACTTTGGCGATGCACGCAAAACTTCAGAGCGCGTGGTGCAGACTTTTGATCTGGTTCGCCAATCCCGCAGACAGAATGACCACAGTTTTGAGGTGCTTTACGGCATTGCCCTCTACATGAAAGGGCTCTGCGAGGTGATTGTGCGGGATCTGGACGGAGCCCGACAGTCCCTGGAGGAGATGGAGCAGCTCAACTTGCAGAATCCGCTGGTTCGCTGCCTGCGAGGGGTGCTGGTGGCAGAACTGTACAGCATCCGCAAGACCACCTGCGCTTCCTACCCGGTTCAGGACGCCCTGGAAGATGTGGTGGCTTTTTTTGAACAGTCTCCTGCTGCCTCCCAGCAGTTTCTGGCCAGATGGTTGCTGCGTTTTGGCATTGGTGTGCTGGTGGCTGTGGAACTGGTGGGACGGGGCACGCCAGTCATCCGGGAAGCCCTGAGAGAGGTGATGTTCATTACGCCCATCGGGGCTTTCCTGAATTACAGGATGATCAACCACCCCTCTGCCGGAGCGATTTCCCAGAGCCTCTATGAGATTCTGGAAGTGCACCGTGCCCAGGAACCCAAGCACGAGATGCAGATTTACCGACACCGCCTCACCATGCGGGAAAACGATTATCCTCCCATCACCTTCAGCCTGATTGTGGACCATCTGGTTCGTGGTTTTGGGGTGTCCCTGGATGAAACCTCTGACCTGATGTACCTGAAGCGTTTCCTGCCTGAGAAATACCAGAAGTGGAAAGAGGCCCTGATCTCCTGA